The proteins below come from a single Sphingomicrobium sediminis genomic window:
- the nhaA gene encoding Na+/H+ antiporter NhaA, which translates to MAKTPQQVQAEEKRAGLVLIGAALLALIAANSPLAEAYESLLKFKFGPEWPRFGVFSVEYWVVDGLMAIFFLLVGLEVKREWFEGRLANSQARRLPIIAAIGGMAVPALIYVLVIGFDPDRMNGWAIPAATDIAFAIGVLAILGRFAPPAIKLLLVTIAIVDDIGAVIIIALFYTADLNTYALGGALAVGAIMATMSLYGVRKLRWFLIGFAVLWYLTLASGVHATIAGVLAALTIPLGQGEKKSPLRQLEHDIHPWVMFGIVPIFGFVAAGVALPDSFAALFAPLPLGIMLGLFIGKQIGVFGFIYAACKLRLAARPRGTRWAQIYGAAVLCGIGFTMSLFIGGLAFPDRPDLVDAAKIGTLSGSLLSALTGYLILRFTPPVAARMDDTEKSGEVFCADDTMGDEKTSRDKAKEAKRVMRGTVSED; encoded by the coding sequence ATGGCTAAAACTCCGCAACAAGTCCAAGCCGAGGAAAAGCGCGCAGGCCTCGTCCTGATCGGCGCCGCGCTGCTCGCCCTCATTGCCGCCAATTCCCCGCTTGCCGAGGCCTATGAGAGCCTCCTCAAGTTCAAGTTCGGCCCCGAATGGCCGCGCTTCGGGGTGTTCAGCGTCGAATATTGGGTGGTCGACGGATTGATGGCCATCTTCTTCCTGCTCGTCGGACTCGAAGTGAAACGCGAATGGTTCGAAGGCCGCCTCGCCAACAGCCAGGCACGCCGATTGCCGATCATCGCCGCAATCGGCGGCATGGCGGTGCCCGCACTCATCTATGTGCTGGTGATCGGCTTCGATCCCGACCGCATGAATGGCTGGGCCATCCCTGCGGCCACCGACATCGCCTTCGCGATCGGCGTGCTCGCCATCCTCGGCCGGTTCGCCCCGCCGGCGATCAAGCTGCTGCTCGTCACCATCGCGATCGTCGACGATATCGGCGCGGTGATCATCATCGCCTTGTTCTACACGGCGGACCTCAACACCTACGCATTGGGCGGGGCGCTCGCGGTCGGCGCGATCATGGCGACGATGAGCCTCTACGGCGTGCGCAAGCTGCGCTGGTTCCTGATCGGCTTTGCCGTGCTGTGGTACCTCACGCTTGCCAGCGGCGTGCACGCGACCATTGCCGGCGTCCTCGCCGCACTGACCATCCCGCTCGGCCAGGGCGAGAAGAAGTCGCCACTCCGCCAGCTCGAACATGACATCCACCCCTGGGTGATGTTCGGCATCGTCCCGATCTTCGGTTTCGTCGCCGCAGGTGTGGCGCTGCCCGACAGCTTCGCGGCCCTGTTCGCGCCGCTGCCGCTCGGCATCATGCTGGGCCTCTTCATCGGCAAGCAGATCGGCGTGTTCGGCTTCATCTATGCGGCCTGCAAGTTGCGCCTCGCGGCGCGCCCCCGCGGTACGCGTTGGGCACAAATCTATGGCGCCGCCGTGCTGTGCGGGATCGGTTTCACCATGAGCCTGTTCATCGGCGGTCTCGCTTTCCCCGATCGTCCCGATTTGGTCGACGCCGCCAAGATCGGCACCTTGTCGGGCTCCCTTCTCTCGGCGCTGACAGGATACCTCATCCTGCGTTTCACGCCGCCGGTGGCAGCCCGCATGGACGATACCGAGAAATCGGGCGAGGTTTTCTGCGCCGACGATACGATGGGCGATGAGAAGACGAGCCGCGACAAGGCCAAGGAAGCCAAGCGCGTCATGCGCGGAACCGTCTCCGAAGACTAG